A stretch of Desulfitobacterium dichloroeliminans LMG P-21439 DNA encodes these proteins:
- a CDS encoding cell division protein FtsQ/DivIB: MEPRKSTTSFLYISLLVILFVVGLSFFFQSSHFTTQTVKIEGLKQITPNEIERLTTDVTGQNLFMLDLKQLSQKVQLHPLVEFVEFKRKFPNQLIVQITERTPVALVAVPRGVVEVDHKGIYLRRLEGWPEQSYPVINGLTIPDTAGPGLELDLPGLKAALIVVGQAPEELKPWIGEVYVNTIEQITLYLTDGVEVRLGKANVWEDKLKSLYVLINDDGYKSFKNGVRYIDFTAAKPVIGR; this comes from the coding sequence ATGGAGCCTAGGAAATCGACTACATCCTTTCTGTATATTTCATTACTTGTGATACTTTTCGTAGTGGGGCTGAGTTTCTTCTTTCAGTCAAGTCATTTTACGACTCAGACAGTGAAGATAGAGGGTCTGAAACAAATTACTCCCAATGAGATTGAACGTTTAACTACGGATGTAACAGGGCAGAATCTTTTCATGTTAGATTTAAAGCAGCTTAGCCAGAAGGTGCAGCTGCATCCCCTTGTGGAATTCGTGGAGTTTAAAAGGAAGTTCCCCAATCAACTAATCGTTCAGATTACAGAACGAACGCCAGTTGCTCTAGTAGCCGTCCCACGAGGTGTCGTGGAGGTGGACCACAAAGGTATCTATCTCCGTCGTCTTGAAGGATGGCCGGAACAAAGTTATCCTGTGATTAATGGATTGACCATCCCTGATACGGCTGGTCCGGGGCTGGAGTTGGATCTGCCTGGACTTAAGGCTGCCCTAATTGTAGTCGGACAAGCCCCTGAGGAGTTAAAGCCTTGGATTGGGGAAGTCTATGTAAATACGATTGAACAGATCACCCTTTATCTGACGGATGGGGTGGAAGTCCGCTTAGGTAAAGCGAATGTCTGGGAGGATAAACTCAAGTCACTTTATGTATTGATTAATGATGATGGGTATAAGTCTTTTAAGAACGGGGTAAGGTATATTGATTTTACCGCCGCAAAGCCCGTAATAGGTCGTTAA